The region aatctctccatccgcacacggattattatttcacagcaactggagcacgtacggtgaatattcgcaccacagggaatgagaagtcatccttcactgtggttctagcttgccatgctaatggccagaaacttccacccatggtgatattcaaaaggaagaccttgccaaaagagacctttccagcctttccagccggcgtcatcataaaagctaactcgaagggatggatgaagaaaagatgagcgagtggttaaggtaagtttaagtttacgcgaagaggccgggtggcttttttcacgcagctctgtccatgttgatatacgtatgtttgtgattgcacatttgcgtacattttgggagtgaacagagttgttagaacgctggtttttaatatattattaaagtttgactgacctatctgactgtttttttgacattcctttagcgcagttagatgcggcttacaacaccgggcggcttataggtggacaaagttttgaaatatgccgttcattgaaggcgcggcttttaacccagggcgccttatggtgcggaaaatacggtacgtccgGGAAGGAAccctctatctgaacagcctgagttctacttgtgaggtcatttgcaaaccatccaactgcttgctgagaaaaaccaatagctgaaagatgtttgattaaaatgacatgatgaacagtatcaaatgcctttgaaaagtcaataaagagggacaggattaaaatgacatgatgaacagtatcaaatgcctttgaaaagtcaataaagagggacagacagcactgcttcttgtcaagagcttcagttacatcatttataaacttcatagcagcagtaacagtactgtgatttctgccaaaacctgactgaaatggtgacagaataaagttggcGTCCAAAAAgtcttatctgttcactgataagggattcaagcacttttgccagaacagagagtttagagatcggtctgtaattatttagattactagggtcacctccttttaatagggggattacaagggcagatttccaatccaaggggatttcatttgaagttagagtaaggttaaaaatgtgagtcagtggtccagctataatttcagctgccaactttaggaagagcggctccaacttatctgagccagctggctttctaggtttaagttgttttagagcccttatgacctctgttgtggtaaagggcgtaaagttaaaaacctgggtattttcaacggttctttccggagttagcggaacttcagtaaagttgtcagaattatagagaaaaccagaggaaataaaaggattattataatgactacccatttctcacGAATAAATCATGCAGGTAAGGTTGGATTTTATCATTCAACTTTGCGTCTTGCGAGGacgtccatgtaaacaaacaaggACTAGGACCCCACATCTGCCACCCGTGACTGCATATCcatttaactaactaactaactattaTTAAATCATCACCATATTTCATGTTTGTCCTGTTGTTGATTAATAAAAGTCCACAACCATAAAAGACTTCCAGTAAGATGTGTAATAAGAGCTATAAATGCTTTAGATATGATAGTTTTTATGCATATATTTGATTAGGCCAACCTCACATAATGTGGATGGTTGGCATAAGAGCTGCAAAGtaaaatacagtaacacctcatttgttctgcagacgtccagcgggtgtcagcggggagtcatgaagaggagtggcacaccagtgtgggacagaaggagctacaggccccctcccacattaaagaggagcagcttcatgatgaagatgaagctcagtccttacagcttcatcacagtcaaagtgaggagaacagaggggcggagcttgtaagtcaacacatcacagaagctgatggagagcattgtgaagatatcaagtcagaaccagacagcatctttgctccactgtcagacatggaccacatgatgtcacactcttctgatcacagtgaccacatccaaaaacctttggagagtaaaaatgactctaaaggtgatacgagacatcacactaacaacaaacactttgactgctctgaatgtgggaaatcatttagaaagaagagtcattttacaagacacatgagaatacatactggggagaaaccttttacttgctctgtttgtaagaagagtttctccacaaaacctaacttgaccacacacatgagaacacacactggagagaaaccttttacttgctctgtttgtaagaagagtttctccagaaaggttgacatgaccacacacatgagaacacacactggagagaaaccttttacttgctttttttgtgctaaaagattcaacattaaaaaatacatgatattacacatgagaacacacacaggtgagaaacattttatttgctctgtttgtaagaagagtttctccagaaagcatcacatgaccacacacatgagaacacacactggagagaaaccttttgcttgctctgtttgtaagaagagtttctccagcaagcaatgcatgaccacacacatgagaacacacactggagagaacccgtttagttgcactgtgtgtgataaaactttcaggtttaagtatcaggtcagtaaacacaagtgtgtaacagtcatggaagctgcaggtttgtccatccatccatccatccattttctaccgcctattcccttcagggtcacgggggacactggagcctatctcagctacaatcgggcagaaggtgtcgtacaccctggacaagtcgccacctcatcgcagggccaacacatagacagacaacatccacactcacattcacacactagggccaatttttagtgttgccaatcaacctatccccaggtgcatgtctttggaggtgggaggaagccggagtacccggagggaacccacgcagtcacggggagaacatgca is a window of Nerophis lumbriciformis linkage group LG25, RoL_Nlum_v2.1, whole genome shotgun sequence DNA encoding:
- the LOC133621570 gene encoding uncharacterized protein isoform X3 gives rise to the protein MSRLGPGCLLFRKATESWLGSRREYVQQPLHIKEEEEDPQPTHIKEEEDDPQPTHIKEEEEDSQPTHIKEEEDDPQPTYMKEEEEDPHMKEKEEDPHMKEEEEDPHMKEEEVGECVVGQEEDDVSKFPLTVVSVKTEEHEDKAPESSQLHHSPNVQRVSAGSHEEEWHTSVGQKELQAPSHIKEEQLHDEDEAQSLQLHHSQSEENRGAELVSQHITEADGEHCEDIKSEPDSIFAPLSDMDHMMSHSSDHSDHIQKPLESKNDSKGDTRHHTNNKHFDCSECGKSFRKKSHFTRHMRIHTGEKPFTCSVCKKSFSTKPNLTTHMRTHTGEKPFTCSVCKKSFSRKVDMTTHMRTHTGEKPFTCFFCAKRFNIKKYMILHMRTHTGEKHFICSVCKKSFSRKHHMTTHMRTHTGEKPFACSVCKKSFSSKQCMTTHMRTHTGENPFSCTVCDKTFRFKYQVSKHKCVTVMEAAGLSIHPSIHFLPPIPFRVTGDTGAYLSYNRAEGVVHPGQVATSSQGQHIDRQHPHSHSHTRANF
- the LOC133621570 gene encoding uncharacterized protein isoform X5, with the protein product MSTLHMLRALVDQRLTAAVEEIFVVLERTIAEYEAELSRTKEENKLLMDAVFKKHQVVLHRTDVQRVSAGSHEEEWHTSVGQKELQAPSHIKEEQLHDEDEAQSLQLHHSQSEENRGAELVSQHITEADGEHCEDIKSEPDSIFAPLSDMDHMMSHSSDHSDHIQKPLESKNDSKGDTRHHTNNKHFDCSECGKSFRKKSHFTRHMRIHTGEKPFTCSVCKKSFSTKPNLTTHMRTHTGEKPFTCSVCKKSFSRKVDMTTHMRTHTGEKPFTCFFCAKRFNIKKYMILHMRTHTGEKHFICSVCKKSFSRKHHMTTHMRTHTGEKPFACSVCKKSFSSKQCMTTHMRTHTGENPFSCTVCDKTFRFKYQVSKHKCVTVMEAAGLSIHPSIHFLPPIPFRVTGDTGAYLSYNRAEGVVHPGQVATSSQGQHIDRQHPHSHSHTRANF
- the LOC133621570 gene encoding uncharacterized protein isoform X2 translates to MSTLHMLRALVDQRLTAAVEEIFVVLERTIAEYEAELSRTKEENKLLMDAVFKKHQVVLHRTDVQQPLHIKEEEEDPQPTHIKEEEDDPQPTHIKEEEEDSQPTHIKEEEDDPQPTYMKEEEEDPHMKEKEEDPHMKEEEEDPHMKEEETEEHEDKAPESSQLHHSPNVQRVSAGSHEEEWHTSVGQKELQAPSHIKEEQLHDEDEAQSLQLHHSQSEENRGAELVSQHITEADGEHCEDIKSEPDSIFAPLSDMDHMMSHSSDHSDHIQKPLESKNDSKGDTRHHTNNKHFDCSECGKSFRKKSHFTRHMRIHTGEKPFTCSVCKKSFSTKPNLTTHMRTHTGEKPFTCSVCKKSFSRKVDMTTHMRTHTGEKPFTCFFCAKRFNIKKYMILHMRTHTGEKHFICSVCKKSFSRKHHMTTHMRTHTGEKPFACSVCKKSFSSKQCMTTHMRTHTGENPFSCTVCDKTFRFKYQVSKHKCVTVMEAAGLSIHPSIHFLPPIPFRVTGDTGAYLSYNRAEGVVHPGQVATSSQGQHIDRQHPHSHSHTRANF
- the LOC133621570 gene encoding uncharacterized protein isoform X1 — its product is MSTLHMLRALVDQRLTAAVEEIFVVLERTIAEYEAELSRTKEENKLLMDAVFKKHQVVLHRTDVQQPLHIKEEEEDPQPTHIKEEEDDPQPTHIKEEEEDSQPTHIKEEEDDPQPTYMKEEEEDPHMKEKEEDPHMKEEEEDPHMKEEEVGECVVGQEEDDVSKFPLTVVSVKTEEHEDKAPESSQLHHSPNVQRVSAGSHEEEWHTSVGQKELQAPSHIKEEQLHDEDEAQSLQLHHSQSEENRGAELVSQHITEADGEHCEDIKSEPDSIFAPLSDMDHMMSHSSDHSDHIQKPLESKNDSKGDTRHHTNNKHFDCSECGKSFRKKSHFTRHMRIHTGEKPFTCSVCKKSFSTKPNLTTHMRTHTGEKPFTCSVCKKSFSRKVDMTTHMRTHTGEKPFTCFFCAKRFNIKKYMILHMRTHTGEKHFICSVCKKSFSRKHHMTTHMRTHTGEKPFACSVCKKSFSSKQCMTTHMRTHTGENPFSCTVCDKTFRFKYQVSKHKCVTVMEAAGLSIHPSIHFLPPIPFRVTGDTGAYLSYNRAEGVVHPGQVATSSQGQHIDRQHPHSHSHTRANF
- the LOC133621570 gene encoding uncharacterized protein isoform X4, coding for MKEEEEDPHMKEKEEDPHMKEEEEDPHMKEEEVGECVVGQEEDDVSKFPLTVVSVKTEEHEDKAPESSQLHHSPNVQRVSAGSHEEEWHTSVGQKELQAPSHIKEEQLHDEDEAQSLQLHHSQSEENRGAELVSQHITEADGEHCEDIKSEPDSIFAPLSDMDHMMSHSSDHSDHIQKPLESKNDSKGDTRHHTNNKHFDCSECGKSFRKKSHFTRHMRIHTGEKPFTCSVCKKSFSTKPNLTTHMRTHTGEKPFTCSVCKKSFSRKVDMTTHMRTHTGEKPFTCFFCAKRFNIKKYMILHMRTHTGEKHFICSVCKKSFSRKHHMTTHMRTHTGEKPFACSVCKKSFSSKQCMTTHMRTHTGENPFSCTVCDKTFRFKYQVSKHKCVTVMEAAGLSIHPSIHFLPPIPFRVTGDTGAYLSYNRAEGVVHPGQVATSSQGQHIDRQHPHSHSHTRANF